The Paenibacillus sp. FSL R7-0204 genome includes a region encoding these proteins:
- the ftsW gene encoding putative lipid II flippase FtsW, translated as MSTAKGKTASKASPPKRGTPDFQLLILTLLFVGFGLLMVFSSSSSLTLANKLFSNNAFFFVKRQFVWAVLGTFIMFVVMNIHYSKFKKWYAPIFVITLVLLLFVATTEGINGAKSWMSIGTFGIQPTELAKLSIILYLAALITKKGERLRDLRTGYIPVMIIVGIVAGLIMLQPDLGSCMILVATSGLIVYAGGASMKHIMGSIGLLILGVALVWGAKTAIDSLSPHTEKAEIKQDYRQGRIEAFLDPEKDPSGNGYQIMQSLIALGEGGTQGSGFGKSIQKLHYLPYPYTDFIFSVIGEELGFVGTALFLLLYLYFIWRGILISLRCTDPFGTLVGVGIMGLIAIQAFINIGGVTKTIPMTGVTLPFISYGGSSLLVTMLCMGIMLSISRETNRPAKEEVVKSVTTVRQVRNSRSAGTRAR; from the coding sequence TTGAGTACTGCGAAGGGAAAGACGGCCTCCAAGGCCAGCCCGCCCAAAAGAGGAACGCCCGATTTCCAGTTACTCATTCTCACCCTGCTGTTCGTAGGCTTCGGCCTGCTTATGGTATTCAGCTCCAGCTCCAGCCTGACACTGGCCAACAAGCTGTTCAGCAATAACGCATTCTTTTTCGTCAAACGCCAATTTGTCTGGGCCGTGCTGGGTACCTTCATCATGTTCGTTGTCATGAATATCCACTACAGCAAATTCAAGAAATGGTACGCGCCGATCTTCGTGATCACCCTCGTCCTGCTGCTGTTCGTCGCCACCACAGAGGGGATTAACGGCGCAAAGAGCTGGATGAGCATCGGCACCTTTGGGATTCAGCCTACCGAGCTGGCCAAACTCTCCATAATCCTCTATCTGGCTGCCCTGATCACCAAAAAAGGCGAGCGGCTGCGCGATTTGCGGACAGGATATATCCCGGTCATGATCATTGTCGGCATCGTAGCCGGACTGATTATGCTCCAGCCGGATCTCGGCTCCTGTATGATTCTTGTCGCTACCAGCGGACTGATCGTCTATGCCGGCGGTGCCAGCATGAAGCACATTATGGGCTCAATCGGCTTGCTGATTCTGGGTGTAGCGCTCGTCTGGGGGGCCAAGACCGCCATCGACTCCCTGTCTCCGCACACCGAGAAGGCTGAGATCAAGCAGGATTACCGTCAGGGCCGGATTGAAGCCTTCCTTGACCCGGAGAAAGATCCCTCGGGCAACGGCTATCAGATCATGCAATCCCTGATCGCCCTGGGCGAAGGCGGAACACAAGGCTCCGGGTTCGGTAAAAGTATCCAGAAGCTTCACTACCTGCCTTATCCGTATACAGACTTTATATTTTCCGTCATCGGTGAGGAGCTGGGCTTCGTGGGAACAGCGTTGTTCCTTCTGCTGTACCTGTATTTCATCTGGAGGGGCATCCTGATCTCCCTGCGGTGTACAGATCCGTTCGGCACCCTGGTCGGCGTCGGCATTATGGGTCTGATTGCCATTCAGGCCTTCATCAACATCGGCGGTGTCACGAAAACGATCCCGATGACCGGGGTCACCCTGCCCTTCATCAGCTACGGCGGCTCCTCCCTGCTCGTCACCATGCTCTGTATGGGGATTATGCTCAGCATCTCACGGGAAACCAACCGGCCGGCCAAGGAGGAAGTCGTGAAGTCTGTGACTACAGTCAGACAGGTGCGCAACAGCAGAAGTGCAGGCACACGCGCACGCTAA
- a CDS encoding HPr family phosphocarrier protein: MSNNAAIVDIAQTASQFNSSIVLQADNKYIDVKSILGLFTTLVSSQSYELHVHGTDAEEAKKAMSEVFAKHNLNFTVVAE; the protein is encoded by the coding sequence ATGTCCAACAATGCGGCAATCGTGGATATTGCACAGACAGCAAGCCAATTTAATTCATCTATCGTTCTTCAAGCGGACAACAAGTACATTGATGTTAAGAGCATCCTGGGCTTGTTCACTACTCTGGTATCCAGCCAAAGCTACGAGCTGCATGTACATGGTACAGATGCCGAGGAAGCTAAGAAAGCCATGAGCGAAGTTTTTGCCAAACACAATTTGAATTTTACAGTAGTAGCAGAGTAA
- a CDS encoding DNA repair helicase XPB has translation MSGAGAGPCIIRNDRTILLDCGHPGFEEARAVLSGFAELVKSPPAYHTYRLTPLSLWNAAAGGQTAAEVIEGLRRLSRWGIPSEVEGEMELLMSRYGSLHLHADESDSQLVRLTADRVSMLDELDDSQELKELGLRRAGELHSHCPKMNRGLLKQELTRLGYPVLDYAGYRDGQKLKLAWRGSLGGNGEESSSEFRLRDYQREAVRQFQGTGGHGGSGVVVLPCGAGKTVVGLAVLEQLQCETLILTSSTTSVEQWRGELLLRTTLSEDEVGEYTGEHREVRPVTVATYQMLTHRRSKGGAFVHMNLFHERNWGLIIYDEVHLLPAPVFRATADIQATRRLGLTATLVREDGREGDVFSLIGPRCYDLPWKVLERQGWIAAVDCIEVIVPMNQKLRQQYMYAGAKEQFRLAAGNQAKAQAAAQIAAAHPAAAILVIGQYLDQLEQLAEALAAPLITGKTPQKERNALYAAFNEGKLPVLIVSKVANFAVNLPDASVAIEVSGAFGSRQEEAQRLGRILRPKPGDNRAYFYTLVTGDSREQDFALRRRMFLTEQGYEYGVRMLDPAEGAVL, from the coding sequence ATGAGCGGAGCAGGGGCGGGGCCATGTATCATACGGAATGACCGGACGATTCTGCTGGACTGCGGACATCCGGGATTTGAGGAGGCGCGGGCGGTTCTGAGCGGATTTGCTGAGCTTGTCAAAAGTCCTCCAGCCTATCACACTTACCGGCTCACGCCGTTGTCCCTATGGAACGCCGCAGCCGGGGGACAGACAGCGGCAGAGGTCATTGAAGGACTCCGCAGGCTGTCCAGGTGGGGCATTCCTTCCGAAGTGGAGGGGGAGATGGAACTGCTGATGTCCCGTTACGGAAGCTTGCACCTGCATGCGGATGAGAGTGATTCACAGCTTGTTAGGTTAACCGCTGACCGGGTGAGTATGCTGGATGAACTGGATGACTCTCAGGAACTGAAGGAGCTGGGCCTGCGCCGGGCCGGGGAGCTGCATAGCCATTGTCCGAAGATGAACCGGGGCCTGTTGAAGCAGGAGTTGACCAGGCTGGGTTATCCTGTTCTTGATTATGCCGGTTACCGGGACGGGCAGAAGCTGAAGTTAGCCTGGCGGGGATCTTTAGGGGGAAATGGCGAAGAGAGCAGCTCCGAATTCAGGCTACGGGATTATCAACGGGAGGCTGTCCGCCAATTTCAGGGGACCGGAGGACATGGCGGCAGCGGTGTGGTCGTGCTACCCTGCGGGGCAGGCAAGACAGTTGTCGGTCTTGCAGTATTAGAGCAGCTGCAGTGTGAGACGCTGATCCTTACTTCGAGCACGACTTCTGTAGAACAGTGGCGCGGGGAGCTGCTGCTGCGGACCACGCTGAGCGAAGATGAGGTCGGGGAATACACGGGAGAGCACCGGGAGGTACGGCCTGTAACCGTTGCAACCTATCAGATGCTGACCCACAGGCGCTCCAAGGGAGGAGCGTTTGTCCACATGAATCTGTTCCATGAACGGAACTGGGGGCTGATTATCTATGACGAGGTCCATCTGCTTCCGGCACCTGTCTTTCGGGCGACCGCAGATATTCAGGCTACGCGGCGGCTGGGGCTGACAGCAACGCTGGTCCGGGAGGACGGACGGGAGGGGGATGTATTCTCCCTGATCGGCCCGAGATGTTATGACCTGCCCTGGAAGGTGCTGGAGCGGCAGGGGTGGATTGCGGCTGTCGATTGCATCGAGGTCATCGTCCCGATGAACCAGAAGCTGCGGCAGCAGTATATGTATGCCGGGGCGAAGGAGCAGTTCCGGCTGGCGGCGGGCAACCAGGCCAAGGCGCAGGCTGCAGCGCAGATTGCAGCGGCGCATCCCGCAGCGGCGATACTGGTGATCGGCCAGTATCTGGACCAGTTAGAGCAGTTGGCAGAGGCGCTTGCGGCCCCGCTGATCACAGGGAAGACTCCACAGAAGGAACGGAACGCGCTCTACGCTGCGTTCAATGAAGGCAAGCTGCCGGTGCTGATTGTCTCCAAGGTAGCGAACTTTGCCGTGAATCTGCCGGATGCCTCGGTGGCAATTGAGGTATCCGGCGCCTTCGGTTCCCGCCAGGAGGAGGCTCAGCGGTTGGGGCGCATTCTTCGTCCGAAGCCGGGGGATAACCGGGCGTATTTCTACACGCTGGTCACGGGAGACAGCCGGGAGCAGGACTTCGCCCTGCGCCGCCGGATGTTTCTGACTGAGCAAGGCTACGAATACGGGGTCCGGATGCTGGACCCGGCGGAAGGAGCTGTTCTCTGA
- the cax gene encoding calcium/proton exchanger yields the protein MKKWISPALLVISFILSAIGHYANWDHTLQFVLSAVSVIFVAGFLGRATESVAHYAGQRLGGFLNATFGNAAELIIAFFLVKEGLFDMVKASLTGSIIGNLLLVLGLSIFAGGMKFKVQNFNVTLAGLNGSLMIVAVIALFVPAMFFNTHSITEKDTNVLSLVVAGLLIAAYLAWLVFSMITHKKYLADVTDDTAEELPNEHAPVWSRNRSILYLVLATVMVAFVSEWLVGTLETLTERFGFSELFVGAFLVAIIGNAAEHSAAIMLAMKNKIGAAVEIAVGSSLQIALFVAPVLIFASYFMGNTMSIVFTTIEIVAIAVSVFIAKSIIQDGATNWYEGLLLLAVYLILGVSFYLV from the coding sequence TTGAAAAAATGGATCTCACCGGCGCTGCTGGTCATCAGCTTTATCCTCAGCGCCATAGGGCATTACGCGAATTGGGATCATACCCTTCAGTTCGTATTATCCGCCGTTTCGGTCATCTTCGTGGCCGGCTTCCTCGGCCGGGCCACCGAGAGTGTAGCTCACTACGCCGGGCAGCGGCTTGGAGGGTTCCTAAACGCAACCTTCGGCAATGCGGCCGAGCTGATCATCGCCTTCTTCCTGGTCAAGGAAGGACTGTTTGACATGGTCAAAGCGAGTCTGACCGGCTCCATTATCGGTAACCTGCTGCTCGTCCTCGGATTAAGTATATTTGCCGGGGGCATGAAGTTCAAGGTTCAGAACTTCAATGTCACACTCGCCGGTCTGAACGGCTCGCTGATGATCGTTGCGGTCATCGCCTTGTTCGTCCCGGCCATGTTCTTCAACACGCATTCCATCACCGAGAAAGACACCAATGTACTTAGTCTTGTCGTCGCCGGCCTGCTGATTGCCGCCTACCTCGCCTGGCTGGTCTTCTCCATGATCACACACAAGAAGTATCTGGCAGATGTTACGGACGATACGGCGGAAGAGCTGCCGAATGAGCATGCTCCAGTCTGGTCCCGGAACCGTTCAATCCTCTATCTCGTCCTTGCCACCGTGATGGTCGCCTTCGTCAGTGAATGGCTGGTCGGAACGCTGGAGACGCTCACCGAGCGCTTCGGCTTCAGCGAGCTGTTCGTCGGTGCATTCCTCGTAGCGATTATCGGTAACGCCGCTGAACACAGCGCAGCCATTATGCTCGCCATGAAGAACAAGATCGGAGCCGCAGTCGAGATTGCCGTAGGCAGCAGTCTGCAGATTGCCCTGTTCGTCGCTCCGGTGCTGATCTTCGCCAGTTATTTCATGGGCAACACCATGTCGATTGTGTTCACCACAATTGAGATTGTAGCCATTGCCGTATCGGTGTTCATCGCCAAATCCATTATTCAGGACGGCGCAACCAACTGGTATGAGGGTCTCCTGCTGCTGGCGGTCTACTTGATTCTCGGCGTATCGTTCTATCTGGTCTGA
- a CDS encoding helicase-associated domain-containing protein, whose translation MELEPADDISRLSSDACEVLLRIAAEHAASPCTADSVERLRPELLCRAEQMLALKELLHTGMLELRQKVWGERLYQIPQQQYPLILRSFWADCPQEQVEGAVQVKHAACSELAGEIFQGLLFIAQEGLPLTSKGVIHKKQLSRLAGRLSIPEEYLALLESSAGHQSYPLPVTLIIDLLSVLGLITRDNSGYVVDRPMLQRWLALTAQEMTDTLYTLIISRYGAPLPEEQHFRHLLSVTEFWPDKWFAVAPVLSWMRQNGLAGEQLVPETAGSDSDSDSELKQAAHAWICLLAAFGWCELGFSAEGEACFRWKAVKPKLTECSLGTTLQHQEGGEEADSVPETASSNPTMSANSQGILDSAAEAQDTVLSPQSPVAAEAARSSLPQALASASPGFIVQPDFEVLVPPEVSYTVRWTLAGCAELIHHEDLWSFRLTRERLEAAADQGFAPGEVISWLNAHAAGGLPEQALLALRQWARAIGRTELAEVLLLSCAGEQESEIIAAHPRLQDIVTRIGPLHFIVRPEAAGQLRKELAAAGLAPSVRARELNGPAPYPQLFELSGSGQRYVLPAAAGERGLLGTGPSPKLLPLDSSGPPMLELPGEEAVPQMWFNQWRQYHVTTAQKVMEQALSWGIKVRLSYGGKAADFIPERINGRPWKVRGILLLPGTETAEEIELAAEDWQEIQLLHPLRYRNSSSAEAGGYVMIR comes from the coding sequence ATGGAACTGGAACCGGCAGATGATATTAGCAGACTGTCTTCGGACGCCTGTGAAGTACTGCTGCGGATAGCGGCAGAGCATGCGGCTTCGCCATGTACAGCGGATTCTGTAGAGCGTCTGCGGCCTGAACTCCTGTGCAGGGCCGAGCAGATGCTGGCCCTGAAGGAACTGCTTCACACAGGGATGCTGGAGCTGCGGCAAAAGGTATGGGGCGAGCGGCTGTATCAGATTCCGCAGCAGCAGTATCCCTTGATCCTGAGGAGCTTCTGGGCGGACTGCCCGCAGGAACAGGTGGAGGGGGCAGTCCAGGTTAAGCATGCGGCGTGTTCAGAGCTGGCAGGGGAGATATTTCAAGGCCTGCTGTTCATAGCCCAGGAAGGTCTGCCTCTGACATCTAAGGGAGTGATACATAAGAAGCAGCTTAGCCGGTTAGCCGGAAGGTTGTCCATACCTGAGGAGTATCTGGCCTTGCTTGAGTCCTCCGCAGGTCACCAGAGCTATCCGCTGCCGGTTACATTAATCATTGATCTGCTGAGCGTACTAGGGTTGATTACCCGCGACAACAGCGGGTATGTAGTAGACAGACCAATGCTGCAACGCTGGTTGGCTCTTACCGCACAAGAGATGACGGATACGCTCTATACCTTGATCATCAGCCGTTATGGTGCTCCGCTGCCTGAAGAGCAGCATTTCAGACACTTGCTTTCGGTAACGGAGTTTTGGCCGGACAAGTGGTTTGCAGTAGCGCCTGTTCTAAGCTGGATGAGACAGAATGGTCTTGCCGGGGAGCAGCTTGTACCGGAAACGGCAGGGTCTGACTCAGATTCAGACTCAGAGCTTAAACAGGCAGCACATGCCTGGATTTGCCTTCTGGCCGCCTTTGGCTGGTGTGAGCTGGGATTTTCAGCGGAAGGGGAGGCGTGCTTCCGCTGGAAGGCAGTGAAACCGAAGCTAACGGAATGTAGTCTAGGAACAACCCTGCAGCATCAAGAGGGGGGAGAGGAAGCAGACAGTGTCCCGGAAACAGCTAGTAGCAACCCAACCATGTCCGCCAATAGCCAAGGAATTCTAGACAGCGCCGCCGAAGCCCAAGATACCGTCCTCAGCCCGCAGAGCCCCGTAGCAGCTGAAGCCGCGCGGAGTTCCCTGCCGCAAGCACTGGCTTCTGCATCCCCCGGTTTCATTGTCCAGCCGGATTTTGAGGTGCTGGTTCCGCCGGAGGTCTCTTATACGGTGCGTTGGACCTTGGCCGGGTGTGCGGAGCTAATACATCACGAGGATCTCTGGAGCTTCCGGTTGACCCGGGAGCGGCTGGAGGCGGCAGCGGACCAGGGCTTCGCTCCGGGTGAGGTGATCTCCTGGCTGAACGCCCATGCCGCCGGAGGATTGCCGGAGCAGGCCCTACTGGCGCTCCGGCAGTGGGCCAGAGCGATCGGGCGGACTGAGCTGGCGGAGGTTCTTCTGCTGTCCTGCGCCGGAGAGCAGGAGAGCGAGATAATCGCCGCCCATCCCCGGCTGCAGGATATTGTTACCCGGATCGGCCCGCTCCACTTCATCGTCCGGCCGGAGGCTGCCGGGCAGCTGCGCAAGGAGCTTGCCGCCGCCGGTCTGGCGCCGTCCGTAAGGGCAAGGGAACTGAACGGGCCTGCCCCCTATCCCCAGCTGTTTGAATTGTCCGGGTCAGGGCAGCGTTACGTGCTTCCTGCCGCAGCCGGGGAACGGGGCCTGCTGGGAACGGGACCGTCCCCGAAGCTCCTGCCGCTGGACAGCAGCGGCCCCCCTATGCTGGAGCTGCCGGGTGAGGAGGCCGTGCCGCAGATGTGGTTCAACCAGTGGAGGCAGTATCATGTCACCACAGCGCAAAAGGTAATGGAGCAGGCCCTAAGCTGGGGAATCAAGGTCCGGCTCTCTTACGGGGGCAAGGCGGCGGATTTCATTCCAGAGCGGATCAACGGACGTCCATGGAAGGTGCGGGGCATTCTGCTGCTTCCGGGGACGGAGACGGCAGAGGAGATAGAGCTCGCAGCGGAAGACTGGCAGGAAATTCAGCTGCTGCATCCGCTCAGG
- a CDS encoding Asp23/Gls24 family envelope stress response protein, which produces MAEQLQLELGNIRISNDVVSKIAGLAALETPGIAAMSGGLSEGWAKRLSGKNVQKGVTVEVGQLEAAVDLRIIVLYETPIHEVCRMLQQNVREAVESMTGLHIVEVNVKVEGVAFKNDEIS; this is translated from the coding sequence ATGGCAGAACAGCTTCAACTGGAATTGGGTAATATACGGATATCGAATGACGTTGTCTCAAAAATTGCCGGCCTGGCCGCGCTTGAGACTCCCGGAATTGCAGCCATGTCTGGCGGTTTGTCAGAGGGCTGGGCAAAGCGCCTGAGCGGCAAGAACGTGCAGAAGGGTGTTACTGTCGAAGTGGGCCAACTGGAAGCCGCAGTAGATCTGCGCATCATCGTACTGTACGAAACTCCGATTCATGAAGTGTGCCGCATGCTTCAGCAGAATGTCCGCGAGGCTGTGGAGAGTATGACTGGACTTCACATCGTAGAGGTCAACGTTAAGGTCGAAGGCGTAGCGTTCAAGAACGACGAGATTTCTTAA
- a CDS encoding YugN family protein, with the protein MIFENTGLEGLKSDLLYLDESASKAGFIRWQWEYYRATYDCKIEDRKDGGEYFLRINTRAVEGKLEKADAVLAIEAVYLGKATFPHGLEYESPVPQPVLEVARKHIHELKALLEA; encoded by the coding sequence ATGATATTTGAGAACACGGGTCTCGAAGGATTAAAGAGCGACCTTCTTTATCTCGACGAAAGTGCATCCAAGGCAGGATTCATCAGATGGCAATGGGAATACTACCGCGCGACTTATGACTGCAAGATAGAAGACCGCAAGGACGGCGGAGAATACTTCCTGCGCATCAATACCCGTGCTGTGGAGGGGAAGCTGGAGAAGGCGGACGCGGTGCTGGCGATTGAAGCCGTCTATCTGGGCAAGGCCACATTCCCCCACGGACTGGAATACGAATCTCCGGTGCCTCAGCCGGTGCTTGAGGTAGCCCGGAAGCATATCCATGAATTGAAAGCGCTGCTGGAAGCTTGA
- a CDS encoding CBS domain-containing protein, with amino-acid sequence MKTVKEVMTAQPVSVTLLDNIYEVAVAMRDSGTGFIPVVDPADGATLIGVITDRDLVIRGYAAKHPGSTAVETVMSREVLSVQESASVEEAAELMASAQIRRIPVMQGKKLTGVVSLGDLADKRMFADEAAEALHEISQRQQLH; translated from the coding sequence CTGAAGACAGTCAAAGAAGTGATGACCGCGCAGCCGGTGTCGGTTACTCTGCTGGACAATATCTATGAGGTTGCCGTCGCTATGAGAGATAGCGGGACAGGCTTCATTCCTGTGGTAGATCCGGCTGACGGGGCAACGCTGATTGGTGTGATTACGGACCGCGATCTGGTCATCCGCGGGTACGCGGCCAAGCATCCCGGCTCAACCGCCGTGGAGACAGTCATGAGCCGGGAGGTCCTCTCCGTTCAGGAGTCCGCCTCCGTGGAGGAAGCGGCAGAGCTGATGGCATCGGCGCAGATCCGGCGCATTCCGGTGATGCAGGGCAAGAAGCTGACCGGAGTAGTCTCCTTAGGTGATTTGGCAGACAAGAGAATGTTCGCAGATGAGGCTGCTGAGGCGCTCCATGAAATCTCGCAGCGCCAGCAGCTGCATTAA
- a CDS encoding amidohydrolase, which yields MERLEIEELFPEMVKWRRHLHRHPELSYQEKETSAYVEARLTELGIEVLRSAAGYGLTGILKGREPGKTVVLRADMDALNITEESGREYASQHPGVMHACGHDGHTAMLLAAAAYYSSRREELKGEIRFLFQPAEEVCPGGAVGMIAEGVLAGADAVYGLHLWTPFPLGTVGSAPGPLMASADEFFIDLTGRGGHGGMPHRTADSIVAGAALVTGLQTIVSRNVDPLRPAVVSVGTIQGGSAQNIIAERCRITGTVRAFDEETRHLIRRRIEEMAASVAAAYGTEAKVDYLMGYPPLVNDDTEYERFARVAPKALGTDADVMLMEKIMPAEDFSYYVQEIPGCFIFVGAGNAAKDAVYPHHHSKFDFDEDAMLNGAKLLIAMADSCLNEPLSV from the coding sequence ATGGAGAGGTTAGAGATCGAGGAGCTGTTCCCGGAAATGGTCAAATGGCGCCGCCATCTGCACCGTCATCCGGAGCTGTCCTATCAGGAGAAGGAGACCTCCGCTTATGTTGAAGCAAGGCTCACGGAGCTGGGGATTGAGGTCCTGCGGAGTGCAGCAGGCTACGGATTGACAGGTATACTAAAGGGCCGGGAGCCCGGGAAAACGGTAGTCCTGCGTGCCGATATGGACGCGCTGAATATTACGGAGGAGAGCGGCCGGGAATATGCTTCACAGCATCCCGGTGTCATGCATGCCTGCGGACATGACGGGCATACTGCCATGCTGCTGGCTGCGGCAGCGTATTACAGCTCCCGTAGGGAAGAGCTGAAGGGGGAGATCCGCTTTCTCTTCCAGCCGGCGGAAGAGGTCTGTCCCGGCGGTGCAGTGGGCATGATTGCGGAAGGCGTGCTTGCGGGTGCGGATGCCGTCTACGGGCTGCATCTGTGGACGCCGTTCCCGCTAGGGACGGTAGGCAGTGCGCCGGGGCCGCTGATGGCTTCGGCCGATGAGTTCTTCATTGATCTGACCGGCCGGGGCGGACACGGCGGCATGCCCCACCGCACAGCAGACAGTATTGTGGCAGGTGCGGCACTGGTCACCGGGCTGCAGACGATTGTCAGCCGCAACGTTGATCCGCTGCGTCCGGCCGTAGTCAGCGTGGGAACGATTCAAGGCGGCTCGGCCCAGAATATCATCGCCGAGCGCTGCCGGATTACGGGGACAGTGCGGGCATTCGATGAAGAGACGCGTCATCTGATCCGCCGCCGCATTGAAGAGATGGCTGCGTCCGTAGCCGCAGCCTATGGTACCGAGGCGAAGGTGGACTATCTGATGGGGTACCCGCCGCTGGTGAATGACGATACGGAGTATGAACGCTTCGCCCGTGTTGCCCCTAAGGCGCTGGGTACAGATGCCGATGTGATGCTGATGGAAAAGATTATGCCGGCGGAGGACTTTTCCTATTATGTTCAGGAGATTCCCGGCTGTTTCATCTTTGTCGGTGCGGGCAATGCGGCCAAGGATGCCGTCTATCCGCATCATCACAGCAAATTTGATTTCGATGAGGATGCCATGCTCAATGGCGCGAAGCTGCTGATCGCTATGGCCGACTCCTGCCTGAATGAGCCATTATCCGTATAA
- a CDS encoding YlaN family protein → MTSSDLQEQLNIKAINLLQEDADKIQKLIEVQMENLATRYCPLYEEVLDTQMYGFSREVDFAVRAGLVPELTGKQVLSKLERNLAVLYEALNKKAEEREM, encoded by the coding sequence ATGACTTCATCGGATTTGCAGGAACAGCTCAATATCAAAGCAATCAATCTTCTTCAAGAAGATGCCGATAAAATTCAGAAGCTCATTGAAGTACAGATGGAGAATTTGGCAACCCGTTACTGCCCTCTCTATGAGGAAGTGCTGGATACCCAGATGTACGGCTTCTCCAGAGAGGTCGATTTTGCGGTCAGAGCGGGGCTGGTGCCGGAGCTTACAGGCAAGCAGGTGCTGAGCAAGCTGGAACGCAATTTGGCTGTGCTGTATGAGGCACTGAACAAGAAGGCTGAGGAGCGGGAGATGTAA